The Acetomicrobium sp. S15 = DSM 107314 genome window below encodes:
- a CDS encoding TRAP transporter small permease, translating to MWHNWLVRAEEYFLVGSMAVNVALVFLQVVMRYVFQNSLSWSEELARYIFLWQCWIGASYAASRGSHLRVEVLVSRFTGKRRLAFEIFIALVWFGFGAFLAYYGARLTLFLFNSGQRSAAMRIPMGWAYASVLVGCTLMTFHLLEELLRLLNQRKEGKSS from the coding sequence ATGTGGCATAATTGGTTAGTTCGTGCAGAGGAATATTTTCTCGTCGGCAGCATGGCCGTAAATGTGGCCTTGGTATTCCTCCAAGTAGTGATGCGCTATGTTTTTCAAAATTCGCTCTCCTGGAGTGAAGAGTTGGCCCGATATATATTCTTATGGCAATGCTGGATCGGTGCGAGCTATGCTGCCAGCAGAGGTAGCCATCTGCGCGTGGAGGTGTTGGTCAGTCGCTTTACTGGCAAGAGACGGCTCGCATTCGAGATATTTATAGCGCTGGTCTGGTTCGGGTTTGGTGCATTTCTGGCTTATTACGGCGCACGCCTTACGTTGTTTTTGTTCAATAGCGGTCAAAGATCTGCAGCCATGAGGATTCCTATGGGTTGGGCCTACGCTTCGGTCTTGGTCGGGTGTACCTTGATGACTTTTCACCTTCTCGAGGAACTATTGAGGTTATTGAATCAACGTAAGGAAGGAAAATCTTCGTAA
- a CDS encoding DctP family TRAP transporter solute-binding subunit, which yields MAKRRSIAISSRVGILLFIILVIASSQALGADYVIKVGTIQPDSHPDCVLMREVFQEYVGKGSNGRIKVELYPNAQLGGDREMSEGVQLGILQMALPVTSITASFEGSFHVVEMPYLFTTREAAFKALDGQLGEELDRRLLSKGMMNLGYFENGFRHITNNRRPIQNIDDLKGLKIRTMETPIHVAFFKKVGANPTPMSFGELYTALQQGTVDGQENPIVLIYDSRFYEVQKYCSLTGHVFSVVHILANRSFIENLPDDLEELVKEGARRFVMKHREVMPQEENKFLAELKNKGMIINELTPESKQPLVEAARAVYDQFKGEIGSDIIELAERSAR from the coding sequence ATGGCAAAGAGGCGGTCAATAGCGATATCGTCAAGAGTGGGTATTCTCCTTTTCATTATCCTCGTCATTGCAAGCAGTCAGGCTTTGGGCGCAGATTATGTCATCAAGGTGGGCACTATACAACCGGACAGCCACCCCGACTGCGTCTTGATGCGGGAGGTATTCCAGGAATATGTGGGAAAGGGCTCAAATGGTAGGATCAAGGTCGAACTTTATCCGAACGCCCAGCTCGGGGGAGATCGAGAGATGTCAGAGGGAGTGCAGCTTGGCATACTCCAAATGGCCCTACCGGTTACCTCCATTACGGCCAGCTTTGAAGGGAGTTTTCATGTGGTCGAGATGCCCTACCTCTTTACAACCCGCGAAGCTGCCTTCAAAGCTTTAGATGGCCAACTTGGCGAGGAACTCGATAGGCGATTGCTGTCCAAGGGAATGATGAATTTGGGCTACTTCGAAAACGGCTTCAGGCACATCACCAACAATCGCCGTCCGATCCAAAACATAGACGACTTGAAGGGTCTTAAGATTCGCACCATGGAGACCCCTATCCATGTGGCCTTTTTCAAGAAGGTCGGAGCCAACCCTACGCCGATGAGCTTCGGTGAACTTTATACCGCATTGCAGCAGGGAACCGTGGACGGACAAGAAAACCCTATCGTCCTCATATACGACTCCAGGTTCTATGAGGTCCAAAAGTATTGTTCGCTCACGGGTCACGTCTTCTCGGTCGTTCACATCTTGGCGAATCGCTCCTTCATTGAAAATCTTCCAGACGATCTTGAGGAGTTGGTTAAAGAGGGAGCTCGTCGTTTTGTGATGAAACATCGCGAGGTTATGCCTCAGGAAGAGAACAAGTTTCTTGCTGAGCTTAAAAACAAAGGCATGATCATAAATGAGCTAACACCAGAGAGCAAACAGCCGCTCGTCGAAGCTGCTCGTGCCGTTTATGATCAATTCAAAGGCGAAATTGGATCAGACATCATCGAGCTCGCCGAAAGGAGCGCCAGATAA
- the clpP gene encoding ATP-dependent Clp endopeptidase proteolytic subunit ClpP: protein MLIPMVIEQTGRGERAYDIYSRLLKDRIIFVGEPIDDHLSNLVIAQLLFLESEDPDKDIFLYINSPGGLVTAGLAIYDTMQYIKCPVSTICVGQAASMAAVLLAAGAPGKRIALPDARIMIHQPIGGAQGQAVDIQIHAREIMRIRDRLNEILAKHTNQPIEVVAKDTDRDFFMSAEEAQQYGIVDKVIAKRS from the coding sequence ATGTTGATCCCAATGGTTATAGAGCAAACCGGGCGAGGTGAAAGGGCATATGACATCTATAGTCGCCTCCTGAAGGACAGAATAATCTTTGTGGGCGAACCGATAGACGACCACCTTTCGAACCTTGTGATAGCACAACTTTTGTTCCTCGAAAGCGAAGACCCCGACAAGGATATCTTTCTTTACATCAACAGCCCTGGGGGCCTGGTAACTGCCGGGTTAGCCATCTACGATACAATGCAATATATCAAGTGTCCTGTTTCGACTATATGCGTTGGGCAAGCAGCCAGTATGGCCGCAGTACTCTTGGCAGCTGGAGCACCTGGCAAGCGCATCGCCCTGCCAGATGCTCGGATCATGATACATCAACCCATAGGTGGAGCGCAGGGACAAGCTGTAGATATCCAAATACATGCGCGGGAGATCATGCGCATACGGGATAGGCTCAACGAGATACTCGCCAAGCACACGAACCAGCCTATAGAGGTTGTGGCAAAGGACACAGATCGCGATTTCTTTATGTCCGCTGAGGAAGCCCAACAGTATGGCATAGTGGACAAGGTGATAGCGAAGAGATCGTAA
- the tig gene encoding trigger factor has translation MRSEIVSQDKDSVSIKVEVDASDFSKAVNESIRRLSQSISIKGFRKGHIPRRVLELYLGKDAIYKDALDRIVPRALSQIVEDYEIELATEPTVNVKEIKEGEPLNLEFTLELRPEAVLPDLKDIEVEINLPQVTDEMVDEAIEELRRLHIQLLPVEGRPSRDGDTVVVDYITTIQDEEGERVLEKAEDVSLNLAHPNLHPQIKEALLSKEVGSHVIAELVVEEGHSDATVAGKSVRCNFEIKKIIEPILPELSEEFIAQVTGGEEKNIEDLREALKAKIARQLENRSRLDARNKALEKLIELSDVDIPTSMIDREAEALKRRDAEAIQQKRGMSLEAYLAEQNLTAEEYERLIRERAQRALKQAFVLDALAKLAGVEVTSGDIDEWITRVASSQGEKIERLRARIERDRELFRNVIDNIRLEKAVDYLMSQVTVKEAREDSASASSPENNVLSEEDNG, from the coding sequence GTGAGATCCGAAATTGTATCACAGGATAAGGACTCGGTTTCCATAAAAGTGGAGGTCGATGCATCGGATTTTTCTAAGGCTGTGAACGAAAGCATTCGAAGGCTATCTCAAAGCATAAGCATAAAGGGTTTTCGCAAAGGGCACATACCTCGCAGAGTTTTGGAACTCTATCTCGGTAAAGATGCCATATATAAAGATGCGCTGGATAGGATTGTGCCGAGAGCATTGAGCCAAATAGTCGAGGACTATGAGATAGAACTCGCGACAGAGCCGACAGTTAACGTGAAAGAAATAAAAGAAGGCGAGCCTCTAAATCTTGAATTTACCCTTGAACTGCGTCCGGAGGCCGTCCTACCAGATCTGAAAGATATCGAGGTGGAAATTAACTTGCCTCAGGTGACGGATGAAATGGTGGATGAGGCCATAGAGGAACTGCGCAGGCTTCACATCCAACTCCTTCCCGTAGAAGGGCGCCCCTCGCGCGATGGCGACACAGTGGTAGTTGATTATATTACAACAATTCAAGACGAGGAAGGCGAGCGCGTTTTAGAGAAAGCGGAAGATGTTAGTCTAAACCTGGCCCATCCCAATTTGCATCCGCAGATAAAGGAGGCTCTGCTTTCCAAGGAGGTAGGGTCGCACGTCATTGCAGAACTGGTCGTAGAAGAAGGGCATTCAGACGCTACCGTCGCCGGCAAGTCTGTTCGCTGCAATTTCGAGATTAAAAAAATTATCGAGCCCATCCTTCCGGAGCTGAGCGAGGAGTTCATAGCTCAGGTGACCGGTGGAGAAGAAAAAAATATAGAAGATCTTAGAGAAGCGCTGAAGGCCAAAATAGCAAGACAACTGGAGAACAGAAGTCGACTGGATGCTCGCAATAAAGCCTTAGAGAAGCTGATAGAGCTTTCAGATGTTGACATCCCGACCTCTATGATAGATCGCGAAGCCGAAGCACTTAAAAGAAGAGACGCGGAGGCTATACAGCAAAAACGCGGCATGTCGCTGGAAGCATACTTAGCTGAGCAAAATTTAACGGCAGAAGAATACGAACGCTTGATAAGGGAAAGGGCACAAAGAGCATTGAAACAGGCGTTTGTCTTAGATGCTTTGGCTAAACTTGCCGGCGTGGAGGTCACTTCGGGCGATATCGATGAATGGATAACTAGGGTTGCCTCATCGCAGGGAGAAAAAATCGAGCGGCTGCGTGCTCGCATAGAGCGGGACAGAGAATTGTTCAGAAACGTTATCGATAATATCCGCTTAGAGAAAGCGGTGGATTATTTGATGTCTCAAGTTACCGTAAAAGAAGCAAGGGAGGACTCCGCTTCTGCCTCTTCCCCAGAAAACAACGTGCTCTCTGAGGAAGACAACGGTTAA
- a CDS encoding cyclase family protein has product MSVNWELKNWKNVKIYDLSIPISHLTPPWPTYEPLQIKFFKRLAPNGANGQLLTHSNHVGTHLDGPLHFCTHGKDIASLELKDFLVGPGVVVDISDIAEDFGIYTSKDIEERAEVHDGDILIINTGYHRYGWDQPEADEVRYMVMHPGPTKEFAQWCKKRKIKWIGVDCGSADHPMNTKIREWMPHYAKLADEHLKNKYGKGLDDFFPPEDYQLMHVDLFPDDIIHAECVGGDIDLLSGKRATIGCFPWRFEGGESCISRIVAFVEE; this is encoded by the coding sequence ATGAGTGTAAACTGGGAACTGAAGAACTGGAAGAACGTGAAGATTTACGATCTCTCCATCCCGATTAGCCATTTAACCCCGCCATGGCCCACTTATGAACCGCTCCAGATTAAGTTCTTCAAGCGCTTGGCGCCAAATGGCGCAAACGGACAACTTTTAACACACTCAAATCACGTGGGCACCCATCTGGACGGCCCATTGCACTTCTGCACCCACGGCAAGGACATTGCAAGTCTCGAACTGAAAGACTTTCTCGTGGGGCCAGGAGTTGTGGTAGACATCAGCGACATCGCCGAGGATTTCGGGATCTATACCAGCAAAGACATTGAGGAGCGGGCAGAGGTTCATGACGGAGACATCCTCATCATCAACACAGGTTACCATCGTTATGGTTGGGACCAACCAGAGGCTGACGAAGTCCGCTACATGGTTATGCACCCAGGCCCTACTAAAGAGTTCGCTCAGTGGTGTAAGAAAAGAAAGATTAAGTGGATCGGCGTCGATTGCGGCTCGGCGGATCACCCGATGAACACTAAGATCCGCGAGTGGATGCCTCATTACGCCAAGCTGGCTGATGAGCATCTTAAAAATAAATACGGCAAGGGGCTCGATGACTTCTTCCCGCCGGAGGATTACCAGCTTATGCATGTCGATCTTTTTCCCGATGATATCATACACGCAGAATGCGTTGGTGGAGATATAGATCTGCTCTCGGGCAAGCGCGCTACTATCGGATGCTTTCCCTGGAGGTTTGAAGGCGGAGAATCCTGCATCAGCCGGATAGTGGCCTTCGTGGAGGAATAA
- a CDS encoding tyrosine-type recombinase/integrase — protein MNERGHVVLFQEKFHSWDDALEAFALFRKAEGYSERTIKDYRYHVTRFFKEYPQAWNPQDAGKTRMAVLSFLGQDGISPATFNIRRKYLKAFFSWLIDEGACTKNPLDGIGARKAEPRIVQHSAEVLEKLLKLPDRSTYCGKRDYALLCLSIDTAIRPGEALSLTIEDVDLKDMVVLVRASVSKTRKSRTLPFSIETTKAIQALVMARPKEWETPLLFTNHEGQKFTLSGWTQRLKKHYAPKLGLKKLSPYDLRHDAALHFLRNGMNPFALQAIMGHSNLETTKHYIALVEADIREAHEAASPVKKLLGSKKRVR, from the coding sequence GTGAATGAAAGAGGCCATGTAGTTTTATTCCAGGAGAAGTTTCACTCATGGGATGATGCATTGGAAGCCTTCGCACTCTTCAGGAAGGCTGAGGGCTACTCGGAAAGGACCATCAAAGACTACCGCTATCACGTAACGCGCTTTTTCAAAGAATACCCGCAGGCTTGGAATCCTCAGGATGCCGGCAAAACAAGGATGGCTGTGCTTTCCTTCCTCGGCCAGGACGGTATCTCACCGGCAACGTTCAACATCAGGCGAAAGTATCTTAAAGCCTTCTTTTCATGGCTGATAGACGAGGGAGCTTGCACTAAAAACCCGCTCGACGGGATCGGGGCAAGGAAGGCCGAACCGAGGATCGTTCAGCACTCGGCGGAAGTCTTAGAAAAGCTCTTAAAGCTGCCGGATAGGTCAACTTACTGCGGCAAGCGAGACTACGCCTTGTTGTGCCTTTCCATAGACACAGCCATAAGGCCAGGTGAGGCACTGTCTCTGACCATTGAAGACGTCGACCTCAAAGACATGGTCGTTTTAGTCCGAGCTTCCGTGTCAAAGACCCGCAAGAGCAGGACGCTACCCTTCTCCATAGAGACGACCAAGGCGATACAGGCTCTTGTCATGGCAAGGCCGAAGGAGTGGGAAACACCGCTGCTTTTCACCAACCACGAAGGCCAAAAATTTACGCTCTCAGGATGGACGCAGAGGTTAAAGAAACATTACGCACCCAAGCTCGGCTTAAAAAAGCTTTCTCCCTACGACCTGCGCCACGATGCGGCCTTGCACTTTTTGCGCAACGGCATGAACCCCTTTGCGCTCCAGGCGATCATGGGACACTCAAACCTCGAGACCACTAAGCACTACATAGCCCTCGTGGAGGCGGACATACGCGAGGCGCACGAAGCGGCCTCGCCGGTGAAGAAGCTCCTCGGGAGCAAAAAGCGGGTTAGATAA
- a CDS encoding PH domain-containing protein, with translation MYCPNCGKQVDNESNFCRYCGAKVYKSDICVSDKEIPQNSVPNGVSLYDSPKLITEDMFKLKKGEKMVFETKPSIKCSLLMPVLCGIITALIGLPFLYFPLLALFLTWMGIVIELIALGIILIPYLVFKNMIYGLTTHRIIKITGIIGKDMYECSLNRVQDLRFRISPLQKIFSCGDILISTAGTAGIECIWRNIENPQEVQRILRSLLDAVRKN, from the coding sequence ATGTATTGTCCAAACTGTGGAAAACAAGTAGATAATGAGAGCAACTTCTGTAGATATTGTGGTGCAAAGGTTTATAAAAGTGATATATGCGTTAGTGATAAAGAAATTCCACAAAATAGTGTACCAAATGGTGTGTCTTTGTATGATAGCCCTAAATTAATCACTGAAGACATGTTTAAATTAAAAAAAGGAGAAAAAATGGTTTTTGAAACAAAACCATCAATAAAATGCTCGCTTTTGATGCCTGTGCTTTGTGGAATTATTACTGCTCTGATAGGACTGCCTTTCTTATATTTTCCACTTCTTGCATTGTTTCTTACATGGATGGGTATAGTTATAGAGTTAATTGCCTTGGGAATAATATTAATTCCCTATTTAGTATTTAAAAATATGATTTATGGATTAACAACTCATAGAATTATAAAAATTACTGGAATAATAGGTAAAGATATGTATGAATGTTCGCTTAATAGAGTTCAAGACCTTAGATTTAGGATAAGCCCGTTACAGAAAATATTTAGTTGTGGAGATATATTGATATCCACCGCGGGCACAGCCGGGATTGAATGCATATGGAGAAACATCGAAAATCCACAAGAAGTACAAAGGATTTTGAGATCTTTATTAGATGCAGTAAGAAAGAATTGA